The Saprospiraceae bacterium genome includes a window with the following:
- a CDS encoding 1-acyl-sn-glycerol-3-phosphate acyltransferase, translated as MPTHYSNLDSIMIGYAIDSNVGLPSFSYGAGLNLFNVEIVGYFINRLGAFKVDRRKKNPIYLECLKSMASYSIIKGVNCLFFFREGLDQGVDL; from the coding sequence ATGCCCACACACTACAGCAATCTTGATTCAATTATGATAGGTTATGCTATTGATTCCAATGTCGGCTTGCCTTCATTTTCGTATGGAGCCGGGCTGAATCTATTCAATGTGGAAATAGTAGGTTACTTCATCAATAGACTTGGGGCTTTTAAAGTGGACAGAAGGAAAAAGAATCCTATTTATCTGGAATGTCTGAAATCTATGGCCAGCTATTCGATCATAAAAGGGGTCAATTGTCTTTTTTTTTTCCGGGAGGGACTAGATCAAGGAGTGGATCTATAG
- a CDS encoding HAD family hydrolase: MKTHVPFCWPTFKVDPSWSLFLDRDGVINERLPNDYVKSWSEFRFLPGVLDAIGELSALFHRVFIVTNQAGIERGFFTHDDLKDIHEKMLDCILYHGGRIDEIYYCPYKGDLDPLCRKPNPCMALEAKSDFPEIDFKKCLMVGDSDGDIAFGNNLGMKTILVGDKNDNSFAYKNSLPDARLDSLTDVVSFLKSL; the protein is encoded by the coding sequence ATGAAAACACATGTACCTTTTTGCTGGCCAACATTTAAAGTCGATCCATCCTGGTCTTTGTTTTTGGATAGGGACGGAGTTATTAATGAGCGTCTACCTAACGATTATGTTAAATCCTGGTCAGAATTCAGGTTTCTCCCCGGAGTATTAGATGCTATCGGAGAGTTATCAGCTCTATTTCATAGAGTATTTATTGTGACCAATCAGGCAGGTATAGAAAGAGGATTTTTTACACACGATGATTTGAAGGATATTCATGAAAAGATGTTGGACTGTATCTTGTATCACGGAGGCAGAATTGATGAAATATATTACTGTCCATATAAAGGAGATCTTGATCCACTATGCAGAAAACCAAATCCTTGTATGGCTTTAGAAGCAAAAAGTGATTTTCCTGAAATTGATTTCAAAAAATGCCTAATGGTAGGAGATTCGGATGGAGACATAGCATTTGGAAATAATTTAGGTATGAAAACCATTTTAGTAGGCGATAAAAATGATAATTCTTTTGCTTATAAAAACTCTTTACCGGATGCAAGATTAGATTCGTTGACTGATGTTGTTTCATTTTTGAAGAGTTTATGA
- a CDS encoding MerR family transcriptional regulator, which produces MLPADLTKLYYSIGEVAEMFGVATSVIRYWEGEIPYLSPAKNSKGERRYTPKDIHKLESVYILIKERGFTIDGAKKELQSEKSTSREQNQMLKKLVSLKTDILKLKNMIESDEN; this is translated from the coding sequence ATGCTGCCAGCTGATTTAACTAAGTTATATTACTCTATCGGCGAGGTCGCCGAAATGTTCGGTGTTGCTACATCGGTCATCAGATATTGGGAGGGCGAAATACCCTATTTGAGTCCGGCAAAGAACAGTAAAGGTGAAAGAAGATACACTCCAAAAGATATCCATAAACTCGAGAGTGTTTACATCCTAATCAAGGAAAGAGGATTTACAATTGATGGGGCAAAAAAAGAACTTCAATCTGAAAAATCTACCAGCAGAGAACAAAATCAAATGCTTAAAAAATTAGTTTCTTTAAAAACTGATATCCTGAAATTGAAGAACATGATTGAGTCTGATGAAAATTAG
- a CDS encoding T9SS type A sorting domain-containing protein gives MIVLLTISNYSIAQEGRFTKEVFTKVNVSTLGPATGLQQNFSVMPWVGGLSATPPATAGTVRQPLRAQFYTPDGDAKKDRPLIIFLHTGNFFPYAVNGSCGGTVADSVNVEMATRLAKMGYVVAVVEYRQGWLPTIALEIMKRYSLIQAAYRGVQDVNSYVRYFKKSVKDLSNPHGIDTTKITVWGVGTGGYLSLASAFLNQYSEITNTPGGKWLLPTSATTSIPMIIEAQNGLINGDGPPTVATEQYVPVLQLFFKAGDTLSVPNHEGFNSEYALTVNMGGALGDSSWISSNETPIISFHVGSDAFAPCKTSILRVPTQRGPEPVVEVSGSCDVATIADRKGLNEIFKTIPAGKDPFKAASKTTNLGFYRFEGTPNDSGSPWEWTNAAQPKPGTDPNTKDCNTNAVSARKYIDTILGYFAPRACVALKLNCWSASTSVTDAQVNLKLAPNPATSEINITVADNKPVKSYAIYDISGRMLRNMNDVNSSFVAVRRENLQDGMYLIQLRFEEGVLTKKVIFE, from the coding sequence TTGATAGTTCTGTTAACTATCTCAAACTATTCTATTGCTCAGGAGGGGCGATTTACAAAAGAAGTATTTACCAAGGTAAATGTATCTACTTTAGGACCTGCAACTGGGTTGCAACAAAATTTTTCAGTAATGCCATGGGTAGGAGGGCTGTCGGCTACTCCACCAGCAACTGCAGGTACAGTACGCCAACCACTTAGGGCCCAATTTTATACACCTGACGGAGATGCTAAAAAAGACAGACCATTGATTATATTTTTACACACGGGTAATTTTTTTCCATATGCTGTTAACGGATCATGTGGTGGAACAGTTGCCGATTCTGTCAATGTGGAAATGGCTACCAGATTAGCTAAAATGGGATATGTAGTTGCTGTAGTAGAATATAGACAAGGATGGCTCCCAACTATAGCCCTAGAGATCATGAAGCGTTATTCATTGATACAAGCTGCCTACAGAGGGGTTCAGGACGTAAATAGTTACGTACGTTATTTCAAAAAAAGTGTTAAGGACTTAAGTAACCCACATGGTATTGATACCACAAAAATTACAGTATGGGGTGTAGGAACAGGTGGATACTTGTCTTTGGCAAGTGCATTTTTGAATCAATACTCTGAAATCACCAATACCCCTGGTGGTAAGTGGCTGCTTCCTACCTCAGCTACAACTTCAATTCCCATGATTATTGAAGCTCAAAATGGTTTAATCAACGGAGATGGTCCTCCAACAGTTGCAACCGAACAATATGTACCTGTTTTACAATTATTCTTCAAAGCTGGTGACACCTTAAGTGTTCCAAATCATGAAGGATTTAACTCAGAGTATGCACTTACAGTAAATATGGGAGGTGCATTGGGTGATTCATCATGGATTTCATCCAATGAAACCCCTATAATTTCTTTTCATGTCGGTAGTGATGCTTTTGCACCGTGTAAAACATCAATTTTAAGGGTACCAACTCAAAGGGGACCTGAGCCAGTTGTTGAAGTCTCAGGATCATGTGACGTTGCTACAATAGCCGATAGAAAGGGATTAAATGAAATCTTTAAAACGATTCCGGCCGGAAAAGACCCTTTTAAAGCAGCGAGTAAAACTACAAATTTAGGTTTTTATCGTTTTGAAGGTACACCTAATGATTCCGGTTCTCCATGGGAGTGGACAAATGCAGCGCAACCTAAACCAGGAACAGATCCAAACACTAAGGATTGTAATACAAATGCTGTATCAGCAAGAAAATATATCGACACTATCTTGGGTTATTTTGCACCTAGAGCATGTGTTGCCTTAAAATTAAATTGTTGGTCTGCATCAACAAGCGTCACTGATGCCCAGGTAAATCTAAAACTCGCTCCAAACCCGGCTACTTCTGAAATCAACATTACTGTAGCTGACAACAAGCCTGTAAAATCATACGCTATCTACGATATCAGCGGACGAATGCTCAGAAACATGAATGATGTCAACAGTTCTTTTGTTGCTGTTCGTCGTGAAAATCTTCAGGATGGAATGTATCTTATTCAACTCAGATTTGAAGAGGGAGTACTGACCAAGAAGGTGATATTTGAATGA
- a CDS encoding dipeptide epimerase, producing the protein MKIVSFESTLQKFPLTKPYTIAYKTIFDTDIVLFELRLSNGIVGFGASNPFPEVVGETPQNTMENLQSDALQFLIGKDINDFQQLINAVVRLFPDLPGTQAAIDIALHDAFGKYKNVSVLNIYGQKIKPLPTSITIGIKDVSEMIMEAKQYYEQGFRILKIKTGVNIDEDIERVTKISETFGNKMIIRVDANQGYDLFALQRFIKETKKIDIELIEQPLPVKMDVELNKLEESEKSILVADESLINIHSAIKLAKRTQPFGIFNIKLMKCGGIMGARQISEIALKSGISLFWGCNDENIVSITAAMHAAYSCKNTKYLDLDGSLDIEDPFFLGGFTIIDGYMYPNDLPGLGINHC; encoded by the coding sequence ATGAAAATTGTAAGTTTTGAATCCACTTTGCAAAAATTTCCACTAACCAAACCTTATACCATAGCGTATAAAACTATATTTGATACTGACATAGTGTTATTTGAATTGAGACTTAGCAATGGTATTGTGGGCTTCGGTGCATCCAATCCTTTTCCGGAAGTCGTGGGTGAAACACCACAAAATACAATGGAAAACCTGCAAAGTGATGCCTTACAATTTCTCATCGGCAAAGACATCAACGATTTTCAACAATTAATAAACGCAGTAGTCAGGCTTTTTCCTGATTTACCTGGTACGCAGGCAGCTATAGATATTGCCCTTCATGATGCCTTTGGCAAATATAAAAATGTTTCGGTGCTAAATATATATGGACAAAAAATCAAACCCCTTCCAACATCGATCACCATTGGAATAAAAGATGTCAGTGAGATGATAATGGAAGCCAAACAATATTATGAGCAAGGATTCAGGATTTTAAAAATTAAAACAGGCGTAAATATTGATGAAGACATAGAAAGAGTAACTAAAATCTCCGAAACATTTGGGAATAAAATGATCATCCGTGTGGATGCCAATCAGGGATATGATTTGTTTGCATTGCAACGGTTTATCAAGGAAACAAAAAAAATTGATATCGAACTCATTGAGCAACCTTTGCCTGTTAAAATGGATGTTGAGTTAAATAAACTGGAGGAAAGCGAAAAAAGCATTTTGGTAGCAGATGAATCCCTGATCAATATTCATTCAGCCATCAAATTGGCTAAAAGAACACAACCATTTGGTATATTCAATATCAAACTGATGAAGTGTGGTGGTATCATGGGTGCACGTCAAATTTCTGAAATTGCTCTAAAGTCCGGTATTTCTCTCTTTTGGGGATGCAACGATGAAAATATCGTCAGTATTACGGCAGCAATGCACGCAGCCTATTCATGTAAAAACACAAAATATCTGGACCTCGATGGCAGTTTAGATATTGAAGATCCATTTTTTTTAGGTGGGTTTACCATAATAGATGGCTATATGTACCCAAATGATCTGCCTGGGCTTGGAATAAACCATTGTTAA
- a CDS encoding YihA family ribosome biogenesis GTP-binding protein: MKIKQAEYIASFPNVASCPQDSKPEFAFIGRSNVGKSSLINMLTNKKGLAKVSVTPGKTQMLNFFEINSSWVLVDLPGYGYAKTSKATKATFSKMIRTYLTERPNLFLAFVLIDIRHSLHKIDEQFIGCCGQNGVPICVVFTKSDKISKNQISQNINHINNALLETWNELPPQFITSSETNAGKEEILSYINQIIESATVLNT, translated from the coding sequence ATGAAAATCAAGCAAGCAGAATATATCGCCAGTTTTCCCAACGTTGCATCTTGCCCCCAGGACAGCAAACCCGAATTTGCTTTTATAGGGCGATCCAACGTAGGCAAGTCGTCACTGATCAACATGCTGACCAATAAAAAAGGTTTAGCAAAAGTATCAGTTACTCCGGGGAAAACCCAAATGCTCAATTTTTTCGAAATCAATAGCTCATGGGTTCTTGTTGATTTACCCGGTTATGGTTATGCAAAAACTTCAAAAGCCACCAAAGCTACTTTCAGCAAGATGATACGAACTTATCTCACTGAAAGGCCAAATTTATTTCTTGCTTTTGTTTTGATTGACATCAGACATTCTTTACACAAAATAGATGAACAATTTATTGGTTGTTGTGGTCAAAATGGAGTACCTATTTGTGTGGTTTTTACTAAATCTGATAAAATTAGTAAAAATCAGATTTCTCAAAATATCAATCATATCAATAATGCATTGCTAGAAACATGGAATGAATTGCCACCACAATTTATTACAAGCTCTGAGACAAATGCAGGCAAAGAAGAGATATTGAGCTATATAAACCAGATTATTGAGTCTGCAACGGTGCTGAATACCTGA
- a CDS encoding DUF3467 domain-containing protein → MSDIQENQINIELSEEIAEGTYSNLAIISHSHSEFIVDFIRLVPNVPKAKVKSRIILTPQHAKRLMKALMDNVKRYENQYGNIEDPDAGMMPPMNFPTAGMA, encoded by the coding sequence ATGTCAGATATACAGGAAAATCAGATCAATATAGAATTGTCAGAAGAAATCGCAGAAGGTACTTATTCCAACCTTGCTATCATTTCACATTCGCACTCTGAGTTTATAGTGGATTTCATACGTTTGGTGCCGAACGTACCAAAAGCTAAGGTTAAATCACGAATAATCCTAACACCACAACATGCAAAACGTCTGATGAAAGCACTTATGGACAATGTCAAACGATATGAAAATCAGTATGGAAACATTGAAGATCCTGATGCTGGCATGATGCCTCCCATGAATTTTCCCACAGCAGGAATGGCCTGA
- a CDS encoding outer membrane beta-barrel protein, with protein MKRFIFFFLLAFTSLNSFAQIEFGIKTGLSSYDLAKDGIIINQGNQNIEWNIQNAGYGHHFGIYTRLSLLGIFVEPSLLFNSSKVNYDIKTYGESGVFNTIKSEKYNHMDIPVIAGFKLGVLRFQGGVVGHFFINSVSDVVDIKGYEQRFKNATYGWQAGTGLDIWKLRLDLMYEGNFDKYGDHITIGGNQYSFAETPSRLMLTLGYKF; from the coding sequence ATGAAGCGATTCATTTTTTTCTTTCTGCTGGCATTTACTTCCTTAAATTCCTTTGCTCAAATAGAATTTGGGATAAAGACAGGATTAAGTTCTTATGATCTGGCCAAGGATGGTATCATCATCAATCAAGGAAATCAAAATATCGAATGGAATATACAAAACGCTGGTTATGGTCATCATTTCGGGATATATACCAGACTTTCCTTATTGGGAATATTTGTAGAGCCTTCTCTTTTATTCAATTCGAGTAAAGTAAATTATGACATAAAAACCTATGGAGAATCAGGTGTATTCAATACCATAAAGAGTGAAAAATATAATCATATGGATATCCCTGTCATTGCAGGCTTTAAATTGGGTGTCCTAAGATTTCAGGGTGGCGTAGTGGGGCACTTTTTTATCAACAGTGTTTCTGATGTGGTAGATATAAAAGGTTATGAACAACGATTTAAAAATGCCACCTACGGATGGCAAGCTGGTACAGGCCTGGATATATGGAAATTGAGACTTGACTTGATGTATGAGGGTAATTTTGATAAATATGGTGACCATATCACTATAGGCGGAAATCAATATTCATTTGCTGAAACTCCATCACGTCTGATGCTTACCTTAGGATATAAATTTTAA
- a CDS encoding exonuclease domain-containing protein, whose amino-acid sequence MNYIIFDLEATCWLGRPPKGLNEIIEIGAIKVNDYGEAESKFSKFVKPTINPILSDFCKKLTSISQEDIERSRVYPHVISEFMDWIGVEDEPYCLISWGKYDCQQLAQDCELHRLDVQWLDHHYNLKPAYRELKNLKDEPGLKKAVKLEGFEFTGVHHRAISDAENLAKIFMKYFKEWSVG is encoded by the coding sequence ATGAATTATATAATATTTGACCTGGAAGCCACCTGTTGGCTTGGAAGACCGCCAAAAGGATTAAACGAGATCATTGAGATCGGTGCTATTAAGGTCAATGATTACGGAGAAGCTGAATCAAAATTCTCTAAATTTGTAAAACCTACGATCAATCCTATTCTTTCTGACTTTTGTAAAAAACTCACTTCTATCTCACAAGAAGATATCGAACGCTCGAGAGTATACCCACATGTCATCTCTGAGTTTATGGACTGGATCGGAGTAGAAGACGAGCCATATTGCCTTATATCCTGGGGTAAATATGACTGCCAGCAACTTGCACAGGATTGCGAACTCCATCGCCTTGATGTACAGTGGTTAGATCATCACTACAATCTTAAGCCTGCATATAGAGAACTTAAAAATTTAAAAGATGAACCAGGCTTGAAAAAAGCTGTAAAACTGGAGGGTTTTGAATTTACTGGCGTTCATCATAGAGCCATCTCAGATGCTGAAAATCTGGCCAAAATATTCATGAAATACTTTAAAGAGTGGTCGGTTGGTTGA
- a CDS encoding NADP-dependent isocitrate dehydrogenase has translation MGIKKIKVTNPVVELDGDEMTRIIWKFIKDKLIVPYLDIDIKYYDLGMEYRDETDDQVTIDAANAIKQYGVGIKCATITPDEARVKEFNLKQMWKSPNGTIRNILDGTVFREPIVMSNVPRLVPNWTSPIIIGRHAFGDQYRATDTVTKGKGKLTMTFTAEDGAETSWTVFDFKGDGVALCMYNTDESIKGFAHSCFNMAISKGWPLYLSTKNTILKKYDGRFKDIFEEIYLADYKSKFDELGIVYEHRLIDDMVASALKWNGSFVWACKNYDGDVQSDTVAQGFGSLGLMTSVLITPDGTTMEAEAAHGTVTRHYRDHQAGKPTSTNPIASIYAWTRGLAFRGKLDGNEDLIKFSQALEDVCVETVESGKMTKDLAVIIHGNKVTHGAHYLYTEEFLEELDKGLKTKLGY, from the coding sequence ATGGGAATAAAAAAAATCAAGGTGACCAATCCGGTAGTGGAATTGGATGGAGATGAAATGACCAGAATTATCTGGAAATTTATAAAAGATAAACTGATAGTCCCGTATCTGGATATTGATATCAAATATTATGATCTTGGTATGGAATATCGTGATGAAACTGATGATCAGGTCACCATTGATGCTGCCAATGCTATCAAACAATATGGAGTCGGGATCAAATGTGCTACTATCACTCCTGATGAAGCACGCGTTAAGGAATTTAACCTAAAACAAATGTGGAAGTCGCCAAATGGTACCATAAGAAACATCCTGGATGGAACTGTCTTTCGCGAACCAATAGTCATGAGCAATGTACCTCGTCTTGTACCCAACTGGACTTCTCCGATTATCATCGGGAGACATGCATTTGGTGATCAGTACAGAGCCACAGATACAGTAACCAAAGGAAAAGGAAAGCTGACGATGACTTTTACAGCCGAAGATGGTGCCGAAACAAGTTGGACTGTGTTTGACTTTAAAGGAGATGGTGTAGCTTTATGTATGTACAATACTGATGAATCTATCAAAGGATTTGCACATTCTTGTTTTAATATGGCGATCTCCAAAGGGTGGCCATTATATCTTTCGACAAAAAATACAATTCTTAAAAAATATGACGGAAGATTTAAAGATATATTTGAAGAGATATACCTGGCTGACTACAAATCAAAATTTGATGAATTAGGGATAGTCTATGAACACAGATTAATCGACGATATGGTTGCAAGTGCCTTAAAGTGGAATGGTAGTTTTGTATGGGCTTGTAAAAATTATGATGGTGATGTCCAATCTGATACAGTGGCACAGGGTTTCGGTTCATTGGGATTGATGACATCAGTCCTCATCACACCCGATGGCACGACTATGGAGGCTGAAGCCGCTCATGGGACCGTTACCCGACATTACAGAGACCATCAGGCTGGAAAACCAACATCAACAAACCCGATAGCGTCTATATATGCATGGACAAGAGGGCTTGCTTTCAGAGGTAAACTTGATGGCAATGAAGATCTTATCAAATTTAGTCAGGCGCTTGAAGATGTATGCGTTGAGACTGTCGAAAGTGGAAAAATGACCAAAGATCTGGCTGTAATCATCCATGGCAATAAAGTGACGCATGGTGCACATTATTTGTATACTGAGGAGTTTTTGGAAGAATTGGATAAAGGATTAAAGACTAAGCTGGGCTACTAA
- a CDS encoding TonB-dependent receptor encodes MTIKPYIKVLYFFLSIFICNHLSGQITLKGEVLDEGNGEALIGANVILKNDPTKGTVTDFDGSFELKVDKLPCVLNISYIGYTPKDIEVTVSGQKLKILLGEESVTIDLGVEIKGQRISEKQKAAPLTIESLDAIAIKQTASTDFYNGLGSLKGVDLTTASLGFTVINTRGFNSTSPVRSLQTIDGVDNQSPGLNFSLGNFLGSSELDIQKVDLVVGASSAFYGPNAFNGVIAMETKNPFFSKGLAASVKVGERSLLETAVRYADVFKNKSGKPFLAYKLNFSYLRANDWGADNYYPITDARGNDIFSAALNPGGSNAVNVYGDEYNILFNGTDFNSFTGLNTFHRRGYKEEDLVDYDTRNIKSGVAVHIRTNPSKDFESPEIIASSNFGYGTTVYQGDNRFSLRGIQFYQHRLEFRKKDKYFIRAFATHEDAGDSYDPYFTAQKMIEASSSNDSWDRAYRDWWERNNSFNKLKALGMSQDNFQQWQKENKSVLDDFHRQAQNFASSSNRTFNINDFYQPGTPRFDSLFNSITSRKNNRVENGTRFFDRSALFHIHSEYKFSSDFFKEVTIGANGRMYKPNSEGTIFTDETERITNIEFGVYGGASKQFGNFTLSAATRLDKNQNFDFLFSPAGSVVWKPSDNNYLRVSFSSAIRNPTLTDQYLDLEVGPARLLGNLNGYDSLVTLNSFLDNRNDPRLALKEISIGPIRSEKVKTFEVGYRTTLFEKLFLDASYYYNVYDDFIGYQIGLKIPIIYVELIPGFPPTPIRQFTNIKAVRVSANSDKIVNSQGFALGFNYYFGRYYSFNGNYSYNNLITQVDDDIVPAFNTPRNKYNIGVSGRDIPLGEGKNVLGFNLNYKWIQSFTFEGSPQFTGLIPTYDLVDAQVNYTIPKYHLVVKLGASNALNNKQFQTYGGPRIGRMAYLTITYDFKSKIH; translated from the coding sequence ATGACTATTAAGCCATATATCAAAGTTTTATATTTCTTTCTTTCTATTTTTATTTGTAACCATTTATCCGGCCAGATTACTCTCAAAGGGGAAGTTTTAGATGAAGGTAATGGAGAAGCATTGATTGGAGCCAACGTGATATTAAAAAATGACCCTACCAAGGGGACAGTTACTGATTTTGATGGATCATTTGAACTAAAAGTAGATAAGTTGCCTTGTGTGTTAAACATCTCTTATATAGGTTACACGCCGAAAGATATAGAAGTGACAGTTTCCGGGCAAAAATTGAAAATATTACTTGGGGAAGAATCTGTTACAATAGATTTGGGTGTAGAAATAAAAGGGCAACGAATATCTGAAAAACAAAAAGCTGCGCCACTCACTATTGAATCTCTCGATGCTATAGCTATCAAACAAACTGCGTCAACAGATTTCTACAACGGATTAGGTTCATTGAAAGGGGTTGACCTTACGACCGCAAGCCTTGGATTTACAGTTATAAATACAAGGGGTTTCAACAGTACCAGTCCGGTACGCTCATTACAGACTATAGATGGTGTAGATAACCAATCGCCAGGCTTAAACTTTTCACTTGGTAATTTCCTGGGTTCTTCTGAGTTGGATATACAAAAAGTGGATCTGGTAGTAGGCGCCAGCTCTGCATTTTATGGACCGAATGCCTTCAATGGTGTCATCGCTATGGAGACCAAAAATCCTTTTTTCAGTAAAGGATTGGCGGCCAGTGTCAAAGTGGGTGAGAGGTCTCTTCTGGAGACAGCTGTCAGATATGCTGATGTCTTTAAAAATAAAAGCGGTAAGCCTTTTTTAGCCTATAAGCTTAATTTCTCTTACCTAAGAGCCAATGATTGGGGAGCTGACAATTATTACCCGATCACTGATGCAAGAGGGAATGACATTTTTAGTGCTGCATTAAACCCGGGAGGATCCAATGCAGTAAACGTTTATGGTGATGAATACAATATTTTATTTAATGGTACAGACTTTAATTCTTTTACAGGGTTAAATACTTTTCACCGAAGAGGTTACAAGGAGGAAGATTTGGTAGATTACGACACCAGAAATATCAAATCCGGTGTGGCGGTCCATATTAGGACAAACCCTTCAAAGGATTTCGAATCCCCTGAAATTATTGCTTCATCCAATTTTGGCTACGGTACCACGGTCTATCAGGGGGATAATAGATTTAGTCTTAGGGGTATACAGTTCTATCAACATCGTCTTGAATTCAGAAAAAAAGATAAATATTTTATTAGGGCTTTCGCAACACATGAAGATGCAGGAGATTCATATGATCCATATTTTACTGCTCAAAAAATGATTGAAGCCAGCTCATCCAATGATTCATGGGATAGGGCATACCGTGACTGGTGGGAACGAAATAATTCTTTCAACAAATTGAAAGCCCTCGGTATGTCACAAGACAATTTCCAACAATGGCAAAAAGAAAATAAAAGTGTTTTGGATGATTTTCACAGACAAGCGCAAAATTTTGCATCATCTTCCAACAGGACCTTTAACATTAATGATTTTTATCAGCCTGGTACGCCACGATTTGACTCCCTTTTTAATTCTATCACTTCTCGAAAAAATAATAGGGTTGAAAATGGCACAAGATTTTTTGATCGTTCTGCTTTGTTTCATATACATAGTGAATACAAATTTTCTTCAGATTTCTTCAAAGAAGTCACTATTGGTGCCAATGGCAGAATGTACAAACCCAATTCTGAAGGTACTATATTTACCGATGAAACAGAAAGAATCACCAATATAGAATTTGGTGTTTATGGAGGAGCTAGTAAACAATTCGGTAATTTTACTTTATCAGCGGCCACAAGATTAGATAAAAATCAGAATTTTGATTTTCTGTTTTCACCGGCTGGTTCTGTGGTCTGGAAACCATCTGATAATAATTATCTGAGAGTTTCATTTTCATCCGCCATCAGAAATCCGACGTTGACCGATCAATACCTGGATTTGGAAGTTGGGCCTGCCAGATTGCTGGGGAATTTAAATGGGTATGATAGTTTAGTCACTTTAAATTCGTTTTTGGATAACCGAAATGATCCGAGGCTTGCATTAAAAGAGATCTCTATAGGTCCTATAAGATCTGAAAAAGTCAAAACTTTTGAAGTCGGTTACAGGACAACATTGTTTGAAAAGTTATTTTTGGATGCAAGTTATTACTATAACGTTTATGATGATTTTATTGGCTACCAGATTGGATTAAAAATACCTATTATATATGTTGAGTTGATTCCAGGTTTCCCTCCAACCCCTATCAGACAGTTTACTAATATTAAAGCAGTCAGAGTGTCAGCAAATTCAGATAAAATTGTCAATTCGCAGGGTTTTGCATTGGGCTTTAATTATTACTTTGGACGATATTATTCTTTTAATGGAAACTACAGTTATAACAATCTCATCACACAGGTAGATGATGATATTGTTCCGGCCTTCAATACACCTAGAAACAAATACAATATCGGTGTATCAGGTAGAGATATTCCGTTGGGTGAAGGTAAAAATGTTCTGGGTTTTAACCTGAATTATAAATGGATTCAAAGTTTTACATTTGAAGGCTCTCCTCAGTTTACCGGATTGATTCCGACTTACGATTTGGTGGACGCACAGGTCAATTATACTATACCAAAATATCATTTGGTTGTAAAACTGGGTGCATCCAATGCGCTCAATAATAAACAGTTCCAAACTTATGGTGGACCAAGAATCGGCAGAATGGCTTATCTTACTATTACATATGACTTTAAATCTAAAATTCATTAA